In Micropterus dolomieu isolate WLL.071019.BEF.003 ecotype Adirondacks linkage group LG01, ASM2129224v1, whole genome shotgun sequence, the sequence AATCAAACTCTCCGCAATAACACAGTTCACCAACCCCATCATTTGAGTCAGATGAGCTGTGAGCTCTCTGCCTTGACCAGGTGCCCTTCAGGCTGGAAAAGGACCTGTGCATCTCTAGTATGTTGTCAGTTTTAGCCAACCCTACAACTCCTAAGAAGGGGGGTCACAATCCCCTGGTCCCACCTCCAAGTTGATTGGATCGGACCCGCCCCAAAATCCTCTTAGGGTAACAAAGTACCTCCTCATCGTCACCCGTACATTCTCAAAATAGGTTGAATGCTTCCTAGCACCTAACAACATGGCTATGACAATCGTAGTCCTAATACTGAACTACATGTTCAGCCACTGGGGGCTATGCCTCTCTGTCGATTCAGATCGAGGCATCCATTTTACCTTCAGCATTTTGACAACCTTATTCAACATCCTGGGAGTGGAAGTAAAATTCCACATCCCGTATCATCTCCGGATTATTTCGAATGTGCAAAACACATCATTGTCAACGTGCTCAAGAAGTATGTTCATAGCAGCAGTAAGGACTGGGATGTGATACTCCACTTGTTATTGATGGCCATCAGGTCCACCCCGATTGACTGCGGACAGACCAAGCAGAGTCCAGACAGAGTCAAGACAGACAACtgtccattttatttaaatatgatttACTCCCTACTCTCTGATCAGTTGTTTGACTTGGCATAACTTTTGGTCCATCTTCCCAATATAATGGGGATGTACTGTATGAGGCCTGTGGATTACAACTCAACCCACACATTACTGCCAGGATAATCTCTGTTCCTGTACACACTTGTTTCCGCTCTGCTTTACTTGCTAATCTCCAAACTACTGCTGGGAAATGCAAGAGAAAATGTTGTCctgacttttcttttcatgGGTATTTCCTGATGTCCTATTTAAGCTCCTGCTGGAAACCATAGTGCAATTAGACTTGCacacaaataattttaaaggagacctattattaTTTCTAGCCCTATGTTGTAGTTCtcctgtgactcctgtatggtaGCTTTGCAtaattcaaagttaaaaaaaagttttctatcttatactggccctCATtccagcctctgtctgaaacaagctgtagatgctcctgtctatATATGACATCATACAGAGCCGAGAGTAGAACAACTGTAAAAACTAGAGCATTCAGAATAGTGGGAAATCTGAGGTTTGGCTCActgggatttcttttaaatatgtttacctcattatttgaagctttggtcatgtttaacatgaacatctgacaatGTAACACTAtagataagacagaaaatacgaaaaagcataataggtcccctttaagaaaaaaaaatacaaattggATTACACAAAACTTTGTAAACATCATTGTAAATGACCatggtacatttttatttatgtcgaTTTGAATGCACACCTGCCGACAACATAACTTCCTGAATTCTTAGATCCCCTAATTCTGAAGGTTTTGTTTTCATGACCAATTGATTCATATGTTCAATATGTTGCTTATTTTTGAGCTACTGTTAACTGTGTGCAACTGCATAGCAAAGTCAACAGGATAAAATGACCGAACTTGTCTATAGTCTCATCACTTAAAAGACAAGATGGCAGCCAGGTCAGTCTAATACACTGTTTTATAATACAGTGGTCTGTCACTTGCTCATTGTGTCTCTAACATCACTTGTCTGCTTTGTCCACAGTCCCTGAAAACCAAAGATTTACAGGATGATGTCCACGTTAGCTTTGCCCAACTGCTGAGCGAGCTCAACAAGGCAGACGCTCCGTATGCCCTCAGTGTTGCTAACAGGCTGTACGGAGAGCGGTCCTACCAGTTTATTGAGGTACATGTGTTccagcatgtgtgtttgcattgcCGTAAGTAGGTGTGGGCTTGTTTACATACTAGGCTCTAGTGAATGAGGGGCACAGACAGGAATCTGTGTAAGAAGAAATAACGAATAAGGGAGTGGCCAGCATTCAAACAGGTAGAGCAGTGATTGTGAAAATACTTTTCTGGCTATGAAGACTTTAAATTCCAAGTTAAGTGTGATCAGAACTGGTAAATGTGTTGATGGTTCCAGGATTTCTTAGGAAAAACCAAGAAGCACTACAAAGCAGAGCTGGAGCCTTTGGACTTCAAAACCAGCTCAGAGTCAGCCAGGGTCCACATCAATAGCTGGGTGGAGAAGCAGACACAAGGTGGATCATACACACTATCATACACACGCATTAGTATGTTAATAGACCTGCATGCCCCCTTCATTCAAAGGAAATGTATTGAAGAACCAAGACCGCATTAATGTTAATCACAGTCCTGCGTCACTCTCATTTGTGTAGGCAGAAACAGCTGGATTTCCAGACTTACAAAATTGCACATTGACATGCAAACTATCTAGTTTCTCTTATGGTGTTGCAGAATTGATTTCAGTTTGAAAGGCTGAGTTCTATTTCCAAGACTTTTGTGGTCTAATAAATATGATTTCAGTTGTGTGACATTGCATCACATATGTGTCAATTTGGTTTACCAGGTAAAATTAAGGACGTGCTGGCCCAGGGTGCGGTGGACAGCATGACCAGGCTGGTGCTGGTCAATGCCATCTACTTCAAAGGAAGCTGGAACAAGCCGTTTGAGGAGATTGTCACACGTGATGCGCAATTTAGACTCAACAAGGTAACGCTGctcaaagaaaacattcaatGGACTAACACTGATTGACAAAAGTTATCTAAAGTcagtaaatttgtttttttttaaactgtgttgCGTGGTAGCATTTACCATTTAGGGTGTGAATTTTGAATTCTTCACTGACAGTGGTGAAAAGGAGTGAAATAAAGGATTCGACATCAGGGCCATGGTAGGAAACCTGACCACAGGAAATGTGGAAATTGTGGTCAAAAGAGGGTGAAATCTGATGACTTAATAAAAGGTCATTTGTCAGACACTTTTGTATTAAATATTAGTCTAGACAAGGAGGAAGCATTTCCCAATGTCTTTTTTAAACGTCAAGTGTTAATCATGGTTTGCTATGCTCCAGTAAAAAGGAAATCATGATGAttccacttggtgtagggaaGACACCTTTTCTCAGACCACATGGGTACATCTCAGGCCGTGCATCCACACGGGGAAAATAACAAATCATCAAAAGAAGACTTTTTCTAATCAATGAAGAAAAGTGTTTGTGGTTTGTgaccttttgttgttcagacctacaatgaactcTACTAGAAGGTGATTTAGAAAACAAATCAGATATAAAACTTAGGAGTGATACACCTGAGTTTGATCTGTTATCTGTCTTCACTCCCGTATGAAACTATTGATGTTGGGATGTATCAGATTAGTCCGATCAGGTGCAGCGTCCAGTcaatagccatgtttccatctaattgtcatgcgaattttaagcaGACTTTTGTGAAATATGTGCGTTTCagtcagctggtttggagcgaataaaccaggctaagGCAAGCAttgttacgtcagtagttgacgttacacatggctgtaataaacaagacctatgggttccaaaccataaacaaaaccaattgcatggagagaggtcctcagcagcaatgtgtttcaagcgggcaaactgctaccagcTCTGTCTCTGGACATTATGGGAAAATCCAGAAAGACGCCGACagtggaaacagctgatcagacgtgagttacaagtcAGAACTTACTTGGCAAAAGTGTTTCCGTCTCCCTTTTAgcgtatttattctttttcgacaaaggcaaaaaccacctcaagcgagcatAAAAACTTGccatttccatcaaccttttctaatgcgacttcaaaatgcacataaaaaaacgTAGATGGAAACGCGGCTAATAACTGATATCCAATAAGGGGGCGTGCTGGCCACTAACAGACTTCTGTTAAGGCTGCTCTCATGTATCCTAGGTCATGGCTCCTCAGAGATCCCTCCTCGCTCCTCAGAACAGAAATGGGAGCTTTGGGATAGCCTTCAAGATGGCGGACCAAAACAACTTCTGGTTCAAGCGAGGAGAATATCAAATAAAAGGCTTGAGATGTACCCATGGTGTTTGTAAGAAAATGTTTGTTGCTTAAGTAAGTTCAGAGTTTGAGTCTGTAGGCACACCAATGTAGGGGTACCACCGATATGATTAGATATTGCTTTATTCCTTCACAAATAGTTCACCAAATTGTAAAGCGTAATAAGAAGTGATTTAGCTTTAAATTGGTAGACAAAACGTTGGAGCTGCATTAAGTGATTTTTAACCCGTGGGGTAAAGAAAATCCACAGCAAGGTTGATACAGTAATATGTCAGCTTTCAAGTTTTTATCACTACGTAATGTTCTAGCTCACTTTGACTCGAGTAGCAGCCCTCACagttaatgttagcttgctactTTGAGCGTTTTAAGTTTCCATCTGTTgtgcatgaaaaaaataaagcgTTTCAgagttccatccatccatccatcgtaaACCCATTAGCCTGCGTACAGGGCTGTTTTACAATATTACTTTATATTGGCAAGAGATGGTGTAACTTGTTCAGTGCACACACGTGTGCCTTATTGACATTAACAACATGCAATGCCATTAAACAGCAGATGGTGAACCCATCCACCACTCGTGTTTGTTGTAGCTCATGTGATGCAAAGTAGGTCCTTCCACCAAATACACTATATTGCGACAAGTTTTAGGACACCCgtccgaatcattgaattcagtgttccaatcacttccatggccacaggtatataaaatcaagcacctctgcatgcagactgcttctgcAAACATTTGTGATAGTGAATCCAAGTGTGGTACCATGATAGGTTGCCACttgtgcaataagtccattcaTGAAATTTCCTctctactaaatattccacggtcAACTTTTAGTGGAATTATCAAAAGTGGAAGCGATTGGGAACAATAGAAACATAGCCACGAGGTGGTAGGCCACCAGTGGCCGCAAGTGGACACTggagcagtggagacgtgttctctggagtgacgaatcacggTTCTCTGTCTGGCATTTCGATGGATGAGTCTGGGTTTGGTGGTTGCCAGGAGAACTGCATTgtgcagtcaggcaagtaccgtGCGGGCTTGTTCTTCAGGGGTTGGGCTTatccccttagttccagtgaaaggaactgtttatgcttcagcataccaagacattttggacaatttcaagTTCCccactttgtggaaacagtgtGGAGATGGCCctttcctgttccaacatgccTGCACatcagtgcacaaagcaaggtccataaagacatgaaTTAGcaagtttggtgtggagaaacttgactggcctgcacagagtcctgacctcaacccaatAGAACACCtatgggatgaattagagcggagactgcgagccaggccttcttgtccaacatctgtgcctgacctcacaaatgagcttctagaagaatggtcaaaaattcctATGAACACAACCCTAAGgcttgtggacagccttcccagaagagttgaagctgttatagctgcaaaggttgggccaactccatattaaaccctacggattaagaatgggatgtcattaaccttcatgtgcatgtaaaggcaggcgacTCTAAACTTTTGGCAATGTAGTGTAACTAAATTAGGATACAATTAGGAATATCCTAACTGGATATGTGAATATCTGCTCAGTTAACTGATTGCATAATTATGTCAGATTTATCACATAACTCATTAAGCAGAAAAAAGCTGTTCCTTTCAAACAATGTCCACTTAAGGCGAGACACCGCAGTCAAATAGTTTTTTCCCCAATTTTACGTGTATCACAATGAAGCTTTACATGCATAAagtaaacatacagtaaatagaagcttgatattaaaattttttatgttttttatttttaatatgcaATTGTGGCATTTCCTCATTAAATAGGCGCTGATTTGTACATCAAACAGACCCATTTTCCAGCACATTGGCAAGAGTCagatggatttttttgttttattttgataatataAGGCATTTACTGAAGGGTTTATcaatatgggttttttttttcatggatttATATAAAAACACCAACCATGTGTGACTGACCTTTTCCCCCcacatatttacacataaaataccacataaaatgagaatgataaaatatatttgaaaaaacaaatctctAAATGTCTTGCTATAAGACCTAAAACAGTGTGTAAAATTATGGGTGAGGAAAACGACTTGGCAAACAGGAAACGTAATTTTGAGAAAACCGTTGGAAACGGAAAAGTGTCACATGAACAAATCTCTTCTATCTATCTGATATCTAATATATGGACTAGCTAACATTGTGCTCAAGCCTTCAAATGATAGATGATTCAATATGGAAAGTTAAAAAAGACTTTTACTTGGATTCTAATGCTAACAAAGATGAAATTTTACTCGACCTGTAGCTCGTGGCATGTagacaaataataatgtttatatatatattattcaagattgttttatatattttatgaaagtaTGTTGATATGTTGGACTGTGGTGTCTCACCTtaatcagctgagtcagtgtacTGGTGAAGGAACGGATCAAATCAGGCTGATAGAAAGTTAGAAAATTCATTTAATGGTACCTTGGAaaagtatttttgaaatacagtagtttattttaataaacgGCATGGCTGATGCttttgtagtttgtttttataCACTTGAAATTAAGGTGCAAAATGTGGtacattattttacaatacatttCTTTGCCCATCCCTGCCAACAGTGAGGTCACAGTGTACTGACCACATCCTGCTGTACACTTCTATATCACTGGCAACAACAAGGCAAAGTGTacaagatttgttttttttctgtttgctgtttTCAGAATGAAACTAAGCCAGTGAAGATGATGTATCAAGAAACCAACTTCCCTCTCACCTCTATCTCTGAAGCCAACTGCCAGGTAATCAGGCAAATTGGTTAATTAATCTGTTAATATAGAATGCAAGTCAAGATGTCTGTTGGTCCGTCAAGCGACTGTTAACTGGTCAGTCAACAACtaatttgtttggttttatcAACCAATAATTTATTACCTTTATTAATGAGGTTAAGCAGGACATTTTTCCATGGAATATGAATGAAAGAAGATTTGATAAGATTTAGGCTTATTTGTACTGTAACTATGAAACTAACTACCTAATAagggttttgtttgttgtatgtaACTACATAAACTATCCTGTTAAAACACACACGTAACCAAACAGTTGCCAGAGCAGAATATATTTGCTGTAATATTTGAAACCTTCTGTTGGACAGATCCTAGAGATGCCGTACAAAGGAAAGGAGCTCAGCATGCTCATCTTTCTACCAAATGAATTAGAGGACAGTACAACAGGCCTGGAGAAGGtaggacacagagacacacacatatacacataaagAAACGCACAAGATGCAGACAAACTAATAACTGTTTTTGTGTCCACCCCCAGCTGGAGAAGACGCTGACCTATGAGAACTTTGAGAAGTGGACGCGCCCAGACATGATGAATGACATTGAGGTCCAGGTGGGGTTGCCTCGATTCAAGATGGAGGAGAAGTATGACATGAAGAATGTCCTGATCAGCATGGGCATGGTGGATGCCTTCGACGTGGCTTTGAGTGACTTCTCTGGTAGGACATGTGTCTGGACCATTTCACAtatattcatcatcatttaaagAACAGGCACCAAAAGCTGAACTGGCTCCTGTCAGTTCAAAGGACCAACAAGTCAATACAGAGGTTCTCTTAAATCGGTGTGCTCTACATTTCTGTCATGTAGGGTGAGACAAGGCATTatagttatttaaaatattctctttgtttcctctgctgACAGGCATGTCTCCCGCCAATGACCTAGTACTGTCAGAAGTCGTCCACAAGGCTTTCGTGGAGGTCAATGAGAAGGGAActgaggctgctgctgccactgctgtAATCATGAAGGCCTGCTGTTACATCCGTCCAGCCACCTTCATCGCAGACCaccccttcctcttcttcatccgACATAACCCCTCCATGAGCATTCTCTTTGCTGGCCGATACTGCTCCCCCGAGTGAACACTTCGTCGTTCAGAGCAGTGTGTTTTCTCAACATCTACTATTGCaacattataaaatgttatgttattttaacACCGGGATGAAGAGTAAAAACTGTGGTGTTAGATTTTCTGAACTGTGGCTTCTTGTCTGCATCACTTCTTACAGGAGTGATTCTGTGTTTATCTTGTGCCTTTCTGAACATTAGGTTATTGCACTGTTTATCTTTTGCACCTATAGTCTCATCCTTAGGATCTGGTTTACTTTATGTCTGTAATACATATATGGTCCTATTTCCTGCACCCTCACACCCTAGCTATACCATTAGAGTCTAGTTTATCTTATACCATACACCCTTTGAAAGAGTTTATGTCTATTATGTCTTTTCAACCACTAGCACAGATGCCAACTGTACTATAATACCATATGAAGGTGTGACGGTTGCAAGACTCTGCACTATGTTTCTACAGAAcatgcattttatttcattgcTTGATCTATTTGCttaaccaaagaaaataatgtGATGTAATCACATGGTCAGATAGATACGTCCATGGTGTTTtgtaatcaatcaatca encodes:
- the LOC123979500 gene encoding leukocyte elastase inhibitor-like, yielding MASPTPLSKANTSFSLALLKNLGDNDKTANVFYSPFSISSALAMVLLGARGNTATQMSESLKTKDLQDDVHVSFAQLLSELNKADAPYALSVANRLYGERSYQFIEDFLGKTKKHYKAELEPLDFKTSSESARVHINSWVEKQTQGKIKDVLAQGAVDSMTRLVLVNAIYFKGSWNKPFEEIVTRDAQFRLNKNETKPVKMMYQETNFPLTSISEANCQILEMPYKGKELSMLIFLPNELEDSTTGLEKLEKTLTYENFEKWTRPDMMNDIEVQVGLPRFKMEEKYDMKNVLISMGMVDAFDVALSDFSGMSPANDLVLSEVVHKAFVEVNEKGTEAAAATAVIMKACCYIRPATFIADHPFLFFIRHNPSMSILFAGRYCSPE